In Roseibium algicola, the DNA window ACCAGCCGGCCGGCTTCCTGCTGGATGCGGTCGCCCAGCTCATTGCGCAGGCTGAGGACAAGATCGCGCGCGGCAACCTTCAGCCCGTCTTCCGTCGCCGCCTTTTCCCTGGCCGCTTCCGCTCTTGCATCAGCCAGCAGGCTGTCCGCCTTCTGCCTTGCTTCCTCAACGATGGTTTCCGCCTTTTCCCTGGCCTTGGCCAGGATGGCATCCCCCTCCGACTGGCCCGCGGCTACGCCTTCGGACTTCAGCCTTTCGATAAGCGCCTGGACACCGGCACCAGCGGCGTTCTCCAGGTCGTCTGCTGCGTCATGTTTGGACATTGCCGCCTCCTGTTCCTTCTGGCCCTAAGCGGGTATCGAGCCGGACAGGACCAGCGCGAAGACGAGAGCAAAGACCGAAAAGCCTTCCAGCACCGCCGCCGGTGCGAGGGAAATGCCGAAGATTTCCGGCTTGGCCTTGGAGGCATGAATGGCCGAGGCGAGCACCTCGCCCTGGCGAATGCCGGTGTAGAGCATGGTGACGCCGGACAGGAGGCCGATGCCGAAAAGCGCGGCGCCATTGGCTGCATCAATGGTGGGCTGCTGCAACGAGAACATGATCACGATGCCGTAGATCACCTGGGACGACGGCATCAGCGAAACACCGATGAACCGGCCATAACCACCGTCGCTGTCCAGCATGGCGCCGATCGCGGCGCTACCGCCAAGGGCGCAGCCCCAGGCACTGCCGATGGCGCCGAGGGCGACCGGCGCGAACAGCCCAAACCAGCCGAGAGCCACAACGAATTCGTTCACAGGCGTGTCTCCTCTTTCTTGAACGGACGGAAAGGCGTGCCCTCGTCCTTCAAACCCCAATTGAAAAATTCAATGACATTCAGACGCAGGCCATGCACGCAGCCGGCGATCAGCCCCAGCCCGATATTGATGGCGTGCCCGAGCACGAGAACCGCGATGGCGATCAGCAGACCGACGCCAGGAACCGCGTGGTTGAGCTGGCCCGAGAGCGAATTGATGGTTTCGGCAAGCGACGCTGCCGCAAGCCCCAGCGCAAACAGGCGCATGTAGCTGAGAACATCAGAGAAAATGTTGACGATACGGGCCAGCGAGGCGAGGCCATCGAAGACCCTGAGGCCGCCGGTCTTGAGCGATGTCACCTTGCGGTCGCTGCCGAAGATGCCGACCAGCAGGAGCCCACCAACCACCGCAACCGGACCGGCAACCGCAATGGGAGTGCCTTGCCCCAGAAACGTTGCCAGGCCACCGAGTGCCACCAGACACCAGCCGACAGGCTGCAGGCGACCGCTCAGGCTCGTTTCGTGCCAGGCGCGCATCAGGTTGGCGATGACGATATGGGTCACGCCGATGGTCAGCGTGATCTTCATCATCGTGTCGACGTCCTTCAGATGCAGCACCTTCAGACGCGCGAGAAACGTGCCTTCGGGTGGCGCAACACCGAAGTAGCTACCCGTTGCCACGCCAAAGGCCGCTGTCGAGATCATCAGCCAGACGGACATCCGGAACATGCGCCGGCCCAACGCCGAACCTTTGAAGCGCACCCGGAACAGGTACAACAGCAGCAGAAGAAGCAGGCCATAGCCCGCGTCCGTCATGATCATGCCGAAGAAGATCACGAAGGAAACATAGACGATTGCCGAAGGGTCCCACCCTCTGTAGCCGGGGGTCTGGTAGAATTCGACCAGATCCTCTCCCGCTTCCAGAGCAGGTCTGTTGTCGAGAAGCGTGGGCGGCGCATCGGCCTCTTCGACATCCGTCACCAGCAGGGCGATGCCGAGACTGTCCGAAAGCGTGCGGACTTCCGCGACCTGGTCCCGCCGCGCCCAGGCCTGAAGCACGAAGACCTGTTCGGTGTCCGCTGTTTCGAGCGACGCCCTGTGGCGGGCGGAATGGTCTCGGGCGGCGGCAAGGTTCTGCGCCAGCACGAACCGCCATTTGGTGAGAGCCTGACGCTGCAGCTCCAGCTCTTCCAGTTGGATGGTCGCATCTTCATGTTGACGCCGAAGCACCGAGAGCGCCTCGGCCCCCACGTGAACGCGCGGCACCGGCATGGCATTTGCCGCCGGTTCTTCCGGAGAAAGCAATACGATATAGCTGCGGTACTTGTCGCGGTGGACGATCTCCAGGATCTTGTCGGAAGGATCGATCAGCTTGATCTTGGCGTTGGGCACCACGTAGAACCACAGCCGGTGCTCGCCGATTTCGGCCAGGTCGGAAAAGCTGAATTCGCCCCAGGGCTCCACATCCTGAATGCGCTGGTCAAGGCGCGCCACCCGGTCTTCGCAGTCACGAAGTGCCTTGCGGTTGGCAAGCGTCTTTTCGACCACCGTTTCCAGGTCAAAGTCGTCAAGATGGGTGACAGGACGACGCTGCGCCATGCTGTCCATGAGCCAGCGCAGGGCTTCGCTCGCCTCGCGCCCCCGGCCTGCGGGAACGGCTTCCAGTTCCTTTTGTGCCGAAGTCAGGGGGATCAGGTGCAGGGCACCGAATTCCTGCGTGGCTTCCAGCACCTTGTCCTTGTCCTCAAGGATGCCGACCAGATTCACCTTGACGAGCGGGACGATGGTCATAGCTCGGCCACCGAGGTTTCGGCGCCGCGAGCTGCCGTCTTGCGTTTGGAGATCTTGGCACGGACCACGGCATCGCGTTCCGCGTCCGCCAGGGCCATGCGGATTTTCTTGATGTTGCGTTCCGCCTGCGGGATCAGCACCTTTTCGAACAGGTTGACCCTGCGAGAGATAACCGCTTCGGCCTCGATCAGCCGGGCAATACGCTCCTTGGCAATTTCCCGCTCCTTGTTGAGCCGCAACAGTTCCTGCATGCCTGCGACATAGGGGTCGACCCAATGCGGGCGCGCCAGACGGGAATAGGGTTTCGTCTCGACCTCGATATCCTCCAGGACCGGCAACCGGGTGCCGGAGAGGTTCTGCTCGCCGACGACGGCCTGCTTCAACACCACGAGCCCTTCCAGCGGGACATGCTTGTTGGCCATCATTGGAAGAGACCGCGCAAGAGCGTTGAAACGCTCCTCATACTCCGCCTCGAGGCGGACGGCTGCTTCCTTGGCCTTGGCGCGCTCGGCCATGATCTGGAGCCTCTTCAGCTCAAGAGACGGCAGGAAGCGCTTGTATTCCGAGAGCTGTCCGCTTTCCCGGGCCAGAGACGACTTGTTGAGGGCCAGCCTTGCCATCAGGCAGCCTCCTCGTCAGACGCTCCGCCGGCAGGTTTGCTTTTCGGGAAATACTTGTCGATCAGCCCCTGTTTCATCAAAAGCTGTTCCGGCTGGAAGCATTCGGCAAGCGTCTGCCAGCACAGGTCGAGCGCCTCTTCCAGGGGCATTGCGACATTGATATCCATGAAACGCCGCCGGAAAAGGCCGCCAAACTTCAGAAGCTGGTGGTCGTAATCCGACAATTCGAACGCCATGGACTGCTTCTGCTCCGCATCGCGTGCGCCGGAATAGAAGCGGATCATGGTGTTCATGATCTGGTTGTGATCCTCACGCGTCACTTTGCCGATCACATGCTGTTTCAAACGGGACAGCGAGCCGAAGGGATCCAGAACGCCGCTGTGCAGATAGAACTGGCCCTCGGTGATGTAGCCGGTGTTGTCCGGCACCGGATGGGTGACGTCATTGCCCGGCATTGTCGTGACCGTAAGGATGGTGACAGAGCCTGAGCCCTTGAAATCGCAGGCTTTTTCGTAACGGCGGGCCAGCTGGGAATAAAGATCGCCCGGATAACCCCGGTTGGCGGGCACCCGCTCCATCGCGATGGAGACTTCCTTCATGGCATCTGCGAAGGCGGTCATGTCGGTGAGCAGCACCAGCACGCGCTTGCCTTCCTCAACGGCGAATTTTTCCGCAACCGCAAGGGCCATGTCCGGAACCTGCAAGCGCTCGACCACCGGATCCGACGCCTGGTTGATGAACATGACCGTGCGCGGGAAAACGCCCGCATCCTCGAATTGCTGCCGGAAAAAGGCATAGTCGTCGAAGATCAGCCCGAGGCCGCCGAACACCACGATATCGGCATCTGCCTGGATGCCGATACGCGCCAGAAACGGGTTATAGGGTTCGCCGGAAACCGAGAAGATCGGGATCTTCTGACTTTCCACGAGGCAGTTGAAGATATCGATCATCGGCACATCTGTGCGGATCATGCGCGAGGCGAGCACGCGCTTCATCGGGTTGGCGGACGGTCCACCGATCGGGACGGAAGGGTCGCTGGACAGATCCGGGCCCCGGTCAATCGGCTGCCCCGCGCCATCGAACACACGGCCCAGGATATTGTCGGAATAGGTGACCTTGGCCGGCTCACCCAGAAAGCGTACGGACGAATTGTTGGCGAGGCCCTTGGTACCGGAATTGACCTGCAGCGAAACCATGTCCCGGTCGATGTTGATGACCTGTGCGAGAGACGTCGCACCATCGCCTGAATCGACCAGTGCCAGATCACCCAGGCACGGGCGCCCCTCCGACGCGCTCTTCGTAGAAGACACCTGAATGCGAATGATATCGCCAACGATATCGACAATCCGTGTGTGGGAGACCAGCATTAACGCCCCCTTGGGAAGGAAATTAACTCACATCGGGCAAAACCCGTTCTGCTGCAACGCAAACCATCTTAGGCGGGTTTTTCGATCCCACACAACCTGAACTGTTGCCCGGCACCCAACTTGCTTCAACCAAAATGAAGTTAAGAGAGAAATGATTGCGTTCGTATGACTTGCATCAAAGTGCTCATGCCAGAGGCAGCAGGCTTACTCCCGCATTGCCGCAACCCCATTTCACTTGCGTTAACGGCGGACCGACTTCGCTGATCCGCTTAATTCCGGCATAAGCCCAGGGGAAAGCAGCATTCAGGAAGACGTGCCATTGCGCTGCACAAATTTAAAGCAACTTTCAAACGATCGACCTGATATTCTACCTATATATTGGAATATCAATTCTCCATTTCCCCGATCATTCTTCATGATCGTTTCTTTTTCACGATCACGCGCCTTCCCGCCAATATTGTTCTTCAGTCATCTGAATTTTTTCCCAAGAGGAAGATTTTTAAGCATGCGCAAAACCACCCGGATAGGTTTAAGGCCAGTTGTATTCGCCATTTTTTCTTCACTTTTGTTAAAATGTGATATTTTTTAGGCAAAGCGCTTTGAAATTTCCCGACATCCGGTTGCACAACCTATGCCGGTAACCCGGTCGCATTGCTGGCGACCCTGGAGGAAAAGTTGACGGACCAAGTGACTGATCACGCCCTGGAACTGCCTTCATCGTCCAATTCATCCAAGAAATCCCAAACAGGCCGGCACGCCAATGGCGCGGATAGCGCCGCGAAAAGACCCGAGGACCGTAGCCCTCCGGTACGCAGCGACATCGGCACGATCCTCCTGCACTGGACGTTGGTTATCGCGATCGTCACCAGTCTGCTGACGGGCATGCGTCTGTCGGCGGATGCGGAACACGCCTGGTTCTCCAAACTTTTCGAACCGATCCTGCCACAGGGTGAAATCTGGACCTGGCACTATGTGTCGGCGATATTCGTTCTGGCGGTTATCTTTGCCTATGCGGCCTATATGACGCTTGGCCGCCTGAAACGGCGGATTTCCTCCAAGAAGATCGTTGTGCTGACGCTTCCCGCCAGCACCAAGCTGCGCCTGGCCGCGGTCAACGTCATCGCCTACTGGATCCTGTTCGGGGCCGTGCTCACCCTGTCGGCGACGGGCGTCCTGCTTTACATCGGTCATGGTGGCATCTGGGTGACGGTGCACTACACGGCCGCGCTCGTGGTGCTGACCTATATCGTGGCCCATGTGGTGCTGCATTATTGTTATGGCGGTGTTGCCCAGCTGCTGCGGCTGTTCCGTCCGCAGGCGCTGCGCCGCTTCCCGGGCATGAGCCGTCACCCGCTGGCCCTGGCGACTGCCCTGGGCGCAATCGTGCTTGTTGGCGCCGTCAGCCTCGATTTCGGCACACGCGACAGTCTTGTCGTGGCCAAGGGCAACACCCTGCCGGAGCTGGACGGCACGCTGGACGATCCGGTCTGGCAGGACGCGGCCCCTGTTTTCATCCGAACACAGCAAGGCTCGAACCTGGACGGAACAGGAGAATCCACCGTCGAAGTACGTGCCGTCCAGGTGGGGGACAAGATCGCGTTTGCCTTCCGCTGGGAGGACAAGAACCGGTCATTGAAGCGGCATCCGCTGATCAAGCGTGAAGACGGCTGGCACATGCTGAACAACCGGGCCGACATTTCCGACGAGACCGCCTACTACGAGGACAAGTTCTCGGTTGCCTTTTCCACCACCGACACCTTTGGCGGCGGTGGCGCCACCCACATGGGCCCGAAGCCCCTGAGTGACAAACCGGCAGCCTTCAACCACCGCGGCCTGCATTACACGACCGACGGCAGCCTGGTGGATGTGTGGCAATGGAAAGCGTCCCGTGGTGGCATGCTGGGACGCGTCGACGACATGCATTTCGCGACGCCGGTGGAACCGAACGAAGCCCAGGCTGCCGGCAAGAGCCGCTACAGCGCCGGCTACAATCCTGACGAAGGCAAGGCTTTCTACGTCTACAACTACATCGGCGATCCCGTGACCCATTATCATGGGACGGTCGGCGTGCACCGGCTTCCGATCGACCACAAGAAAATGACGTCGTTGATGGGCACCATCGATCTGTCCACGGAAGTGAGCGAAGACGAGGGCTCGCAGTGGTGGATGTTCGAAAACGAAAGCGTGCCGTACTCGCCGGAAAAGGACGCGGAAATCCCGGTCGGAACGGTCATTCCGGGGGTTCTCATCCAGGGTGAATATTCCGGCAGCCGGGCAGATCTGCTGGGTGGATCCAGGTGGCACGACGGCCACTGGACACTTGAAGTTGTCCGGAACATGGACACCGGCCAGAGCCAGGACCTTGCAATGAAGGATGGTCTCTTCATGTGGGTCTCTGCGTTTGACCACAACCAGACGCGCCACACCCGCCATTCCCGTCCCGTACGGCTGACCTTCAATTGAGGCCTGCCCTTCCCGCCTTTCCTGTCTTTTCCGGACGTTTCTTTCTACGGATGTAATCACCCATGTCGAAAAGCACCTGTACGGTCACCATCAACGGGAAGGCCATCAAGGCCAATGTCGGCGACACGCTGATCGACGCCGGGCTCGGCGGACGCCTCGTCATCCCGCACGACTGCTGTTCCGGCCAATGCGAAACCTGCCGGGTACGCGTTTTGAGCGGGCAGATCGACGACATGGGCACCCGGGAAAAGGACACCGTGCTCGGATGCCTTTCCGTCCTGGAAGGCGATGCCGAGATCGCCTATGACCCGGTGCCGCTGGTGAAGACCACGAAGGGAACGGTGGAAAGCATTCGGCCGATCAAGGACGGATACCTGGAAGTTCGGGTCAAGACGGCGCGGCCCGTGCCCTGGCTGCCAGGGCAATATCTGCGCGCGACCTTTGCAGGATATCCGCCGCGCGACTACAGCCCGACAACCCCGCTCAACCTGGATGCGGAAGAGAATGTCCTTGTGTTTCACATCAAGGTCTACCCGGACAGCATCGTATCGTCGAAGCTGGGCAAGGAAATTGCCAAGGGACATGCCGTCAAGCTGCGTGGCCCGTTCGGCAATGCGTTTTTGCGACGGCAGCAGAACCCGATCCTGCTCACCTCGACCGGAACCGGGTTCGCACCGATCTGGTCGATTGCCGTTGCAGCGAGCCTGGGCCAGACCGGCCGTGAAATCCGCATCATTGCCGGGTCGAGAACCCGGGACGGGATCTACATGCGCGACGCGGTTCGCTGGCTGCAAGGCCGGGGCATTCCGATCACCCTGACGGCAGGCGATGGCGACGACGAGACGGTGCGCAAGGCGCGCCCGCATGAACTGGTCGGACAACTTACGCCCGATCACGTCGTCTATTCGGCCGGTGCGCCGTCACATGTCGACGCCATGCGGGAGATCGCGCTAGGCGCAGGGGCAACCTTCTACGCTGATCCGTTTTTTGTGGCGGAAGAAGAGAGCGGCCTGCTGGCCCTTGCTGGAAACCTTATCCGAAAGGCATCCGCTCCGTTTACCTCGGCTTCCGCAGACTGACACCAGGGCGCTACACCAGCCTCTCCTGAGAGCGAGCGGTCTTGCCGGACTATTGCGCGGCGGTTGTCAAAGACCGTTCGCCGGCATAGATCAGCTCTTCGGTACTGGCGACAGGCATGGGTCTGCCCAGATAGTAGCCCTGCGCTTCCGTGCAGCCGATTTCGGTCAGCATGTCGAGAAGCTGCTTGGTCTCCACACCTTCGGCGGTGGTGGTCATGTTGAGATTGTTGGCCAGTTCGATGACCGCTTTCACGATGGAAATGGAATCGTCCGAATAGGCCATCGACCGGACGAAGGACTGGTCGATCTTGATCTTGTCGAACGGGAACCGGCGCAGGTAGCTGAGCGAGGAATAGCCGGTTCCGAAATCGTCCATGGACACTTTCACGCCCAGCGACTTGGCCTGGCGCAGCGAATCCAGAACATCTTCTGAATCGGTCAGAAGCACGCTTTCGGTCACTTCCAGTTCGAGACGGTCGGCCTTGAGACCCGTCTGGGTCAGGGCATCGATCAGCACCGGACCAAATGCGTGGCCGCGCAGCTGCCGGGGTGACAGGTTGACCGCGATCCTGAGGTGGTCCGGCCAATTGGACGCGATCCGGCATGCTTCCTTCAATACCCATTCGCCCAACTGGATGATCAGGCCGGTATCTTCGGCAAGCGGAATGAAATCAGCCGGAGAAACCATACCCCGTGTCGGATGGTTCCAGCGCACCAGCGCCTCGAAGCCGGACACCCGGTCGTCCACGAGCGTGTATTGCGGCTGGAAATAAAGCTCCAGTTCGCCATTGGCGACCGCGGTCCTGAGATCGGTGATAAGCTCTCGCCGGTCGTTCACGGCCGTGCCCATGTCCTGCTCAAAGAAGCGGTAGGTATTGCGACCGTCTTCCTTGGCCCGGTAGAGCGCAAGGTCCGCCTGCTTGAACAGTTCGTCGCCTGCAGTGCCGTCGGCCCTGGCAATTGTGATGCCGATGCTGACGCCGATTACGAGTTCATGATCCGTGATCTGGAA includes these proteins:
- a CDS encoding ATP synthase subunit C, producing the protein MNEFVVALGWFGLFAPVALGAIGSAWGCALGGSAAIGAMLDSDGGYGRFIGVSLMPSSQVIYGIVIMFSLQQPTIDAANGAALFGIGLLSGVTMLYTGIRQGEVLASAIHASKAKPEIFGISLAPAAVLEGFSVFALVFALVLSGSIPA
- a CDS encoding V-type ATP synthase subunit I is translated as MTIVPLVKVNLVGILEDKDKVLEATQEFGALHLIPLTSAQKELEAVPAGRGREASEALRWLMDSMAQRRPVTHLDDFDLETVVEKTLANRKALRDCEDRVARLDQRIQDVEPWGEFSFSDLAEIGEHRLWFYVVPNAKIKLIDPSDKILEIVHRDKYRSYIVLLSPEEPAANAMPVPRVHVGAEALSVLRRQHEDATIQLEELELQRQALTKWRFVLAQNLAAARDHSARHRASLETADTEQVFVLQAWARRDQVAEVRTLSDSLGIALLVTDVEEADAPPTLLDNRPALEAGEDLVEFYQTPGYRGWDPSAIVYVSFVIFFGMIMTDAGYGLLLLLLLYLFRVRFKGSALGRRMFRMSVWLMISTAAFGVATGSYFGVAPPEGTFLARLKVLHLKDVDTMMKITLTIGVTHIVIANLMRAWHETSLSGRLQPVGWCLVALGGLATFLGQGTPIAVAGPVAVVGGLLLVGIFGSDRKVTSLKTGGLRVFDGLASLARIVNIFSDVLSYMRLFALGLAAASLAETINSLSGQLNHAVPGVGLLIAIAVLVLGHAINIGLGLIAGCVHGLRLNVIEFFNWGLKDEGTPFRPFKKEETRL
- a CDS encoding V-type ATP synthase subunit D, whose protein sequence is MARLALNKSSLARESGQLSEYKRFLPSLELKRLQIMAERAKAKEAAVRLEAEYEERFNALARSLPMMANKHVPLEGLVVLKQAVVGEQNLSGTRLPVLEDIEVETKPYSRLARPHWVDPYVAGMQELLRLNKEREIAKERIARLIEAEAVISRRVNLFEKVLIPQAERNIKKIRMALADAERDAVVRAKISKRKTAARGAETSVAEL
- a CDS encoding V-type ATP synthase subunit B — encoded protein: MLVSHTRIVDIVGDIIRIQVSSTKSASEGRPCLGDLALVDSGDGATSLAQVINIDRDMVSLQVNSGTKGLANNSSVRFLGEPAKVTYSDNILGRVFDGAGQPIDRGPDLSSDPSVPIGGPSANPMKRVLASRMIRTDVPMIDIFNCLVESQKIPIFSVSGEPYNPFLARIGIQADADIVVFGGLGLIFDDYAFFRQQFEDAGVFPRTVMFINQASDPVVERLQVPDMALAVAEKFAVEEGKRVLVLLTDMTAFADAMKEVSIAMERVPANRGYPGDLYSQLARRYEKACDFKGSGSVTILTVTTMPGNDVTHPVPDNTGYITEGQFYLHSGVLDPFGSLSRLKQHVIGKVTREDHNQIMNTMIRFYSGARDAEQKQSMAFELSDYDHQLLKFGGLFRRRFMDINVAMPLEEALDLCWQTLAECFQPEQLLMKQGLIDKYFPKSKPAGGASDEEAA
- a CDS encoding ethylbenzene dehydrogenase-related protein; translation: MTDQVTDHALELPSSSNSSKKSQTGRHANGADSAAKRPEDRSPPVRSDIGTILLHWTLVIAIVTSLLTGMRLSADAEHAWFSKLFEPILPQGEIWTWHYVSAIFVLAVIFAYAAYMTLGRLKRRISSKKIVVLTLPASTKLRLAAVNVIAYWILFGAVLTLSATGVLLYIGHGGIWVTVHYTAALVVLTYIVAHVVLHYCYGGVAQLLRLFRPQALRRFPGMSRHPLALATALGAIVLVGAVSLDFGTRDSLVVAKGNTLPELDGTLDDPVWQDAAPVFIRTQQGSNLDGTGESTVEVRAVQVGDKIAFAFRWEDKNRSLKRHPLIKREDGWHMLNNRADISDETAYYEDKFSVAFSTTDTFGGGGATHMGPKPLSDKPAAFNHRGLHYTTDGSLVDVWQWKASRGGMLGRVDDMHFATPVEPNEAQAAGKSRYSAGYNPDEGKAFYVYNYIGDPVTHYHGTVGVHRLPIDHKKMTSLMGTIDLSTEVSEDEGSQWWMFENESVPYSPEKDAEIPVGTVIPGVLIQGEYSGSRADLLGGSRWHDGHWTLEVVRNMDTGQSQDLAMKDGLFMWVSAFDHNQTRHTRHSRPVRLTFN
- a CDS encoding 2Fe-2S iron-sulfur cluster-binding protein; the encoded protein is MSKSTCTVTINGKAIKANVGDTLIDAGLGGRLVIPHDCCSGQCETCRVRVLSGQIDDMGTREKDTVLGCLSVLEGDAEIAYDPVPLVKTTKGTVESIRPIKDGYLEVRVKTARPVPWLPGQYLRATFAGYPPRDYSPTTPLNLDAEENVLVFHIKVYPDSIVSSKLGKEIAKGHAVKLRGPFGNAFLRRQQNPILLTSTGTGFAPIWSIAVAASLGQTGREIRIIAGSRTRDGIYMRDAVRWLQGRGIPITLTAGDGDDETVRKARPHELVGQLTPDHVVYSAGAPSHVDAMREIALGAGATFYADPFFVAEEESGLLALAGNLIRKASAPFTSASAD